One Fibrobacter sp. UWB13 DNA window includes the following coding sequences:
- the gmd gene encoding GDP-mannose 4,6-dehydratase, which translates to MDKRNVALITGVTGQDGSYLSEFLLSKGYEVHGIIRRSSVDYRERIAHLEGKPNFHLHYADMGDSMSLVKVVGKVQPTEIYNLAAQSHVQVSFDSPEFTADVDATGVLRVLEAVRTNHLEKTCRIYQASTSELYGKVEEVPQNENTPFHPYSPYAVAKLYGFWIIKEYREAYNMFCCSGILFNHESERRGETFVTRKITLAAARIAQGKQDCLYLGNLDSLRDWGYAKDYVECMWLILQHDKPEDFVIATGVQHTVREFATLAFHHAGIELRWEGEGVNEKGIDVATGKTVVAVSEDFYRPTDVVNLWGDPTKAKAELGWNPQTTSFEQLVQIMVHHDMQKVAADHVASVTRTNLAEYLEKGLVK; encoded by the coding sequence ATGGATAAGCGTAACGTAGCACTCATCACAGGCGTCACCGGTCAGGACGGCTCCTATCTTTCTGAATTCCTCCTCTCCAAGGGCTATGAAGTCCACGGTATCATCCGCCGCTCTTCGGTGGACTACCGCGAACGCATTGCGCACCTCGAAGGCAAGCCGAATTTCCACCTGCACTACGCCGACATGGGCGACTCCATGAGCCTCGTGAAGGTCGTGGGCAAGGTCCAGCCGACTGAAATCTATAACCTCGCGGCCCAGAGCCATGTGCAGGTTTCGTTTGACTCCCCGGAATTCACCGCCGATGTTGATGCTACAGGTGTCCTCCGAGTGCTTGAAGCTGTGCGTACCAACCACCTCGAAAAGACCTGCCGTATTTATCAGGCCAGCACAAGCGAACTCTACGGAAAGGTCGAAGAAGTACCGCAGAACGAGAACACTCCGTTCCACCCGTACAGCCCGTACGCCGTGGCCAAGCTCTATGGTTTCTGGATCATCAAGGAATACCGCGAAGCTTACAACATGTTCTGCTGCTCCGGCATCCTCTTCAACCATGAATCCGAACGCCGTGGCGAAACATTCGTGACCCGCAAGATTACGCTTGCCGCAGCCCGCATTGCCCAGGGCAAGCAGGACTGCCTGTACCTCGGCAACCTCGACAGCCTTCGCGACTGGGGCTACGCCAAGGACTACGTGGAATGCATGTGGCTCATTTTGCAGCACGACAAGCCCGAAGACTTCGTGATCGCAACCGGCGTACAGCACACCGTCCGTGAATTTGCAACCCTCGCTTTCCACCACGCAGGCATTGAACTCCGCTGGGAAGGCGAAGGCGTGAACGAAAAGGGCATCGACGTTGCCACCGGCAAGACCGTCGTCGCCGTCTCTGAAGATTTCTACCGCCCGACCGACGTGGTGAACCTCTGGGGCGACCCGACCAAGGCCAAGGCCGAACTCGGCTGGAATCCGCAGACAACGTCTTTCGAACAACTTGTGCAGATCATGGTCCACCACGATATGCAGAAAGTTGCCGCCGACCACGTTGCAAGCGTGACCCGCACGAACCTGGCCGAATATCTTGAAAAGGGCTTGGTAAAGTAA
- a CDS encoding GDP-L-fucose synthase: MLDKNSKIYVAGHHGLVGSAIWNNLKSRGYNNLVGRTHKELDLTDQYAVKKFFDEERPDAVVLAAAFVGGIMANSLYRADFMMMNMKIQCNVFSEAYAHNVKKFLFLGSTCIYPKNAPQPMKEDALLTSELEYTNEEYAIAKIAGLKMCESYNLQYGTNYLAVMPTNLYGPNDNFHLENSHVMPAMMRKIYLAKLIHDNDWNSIKVDMDKRPVEGINGNASQDEILKVLAKYGIENNKVTLWGTGKPLREFLWSEDMADASVHVLLNVNFSDIIGIEKYSSVHYGASVDGAVDRNHSAGRGGAIPKLGEIRNCHINVGTGKELTIRELSELVVKAVGFEGEVVFDASKPDGTPRKLIDVSKLHSLGWTHKVEIDEGVQKLFNWYKESLNG; the protein is encoded by the coding sequence ATGCTTGATAAAAACTCAAAGATCTATGTAGCTGGCCACCATGGGTTGGTCGGTTCTGCTATTTGGAACAACCTCAAGTCCCGCGGGTACAATAACCTTGTCGGACGTACCCATAAGGAACTCGACCTCACGGACCAGTATGCCGTCAAGAAGTTCTTTGACGAAGAACGCCCCGATGCTGTAGTCCTTGCTGCGGCTTTCGTTGGCGGCATTATGGCAAACTCGCTCTACCGCGCCGACTTCATGATGATGAACATGAAAATCCAGTGCAATGTGTTCAGCGAAGCCTACGCCCACAACGTGAAGAAGTTCTTGTTCCTCGGCTCTACATGCATCTACCCGAAGAACGCCCCGCAGCCCATGAAGGAGGATGCCCTCCTCACGAGCGAACTCGAGTACACCAACGAGGAATACGCCATCGCAAAGATTGCAGGCCTCAAGATGTGCGAAAGCTATAACCTGCAATACGGCACCAACTACCTCGCCGTGATGCCCACGAACCTTTACGGCCCGAACGACAACTTCCACCTTGAAAACAGCCACGTGATGCCCGCCATGATGCGCAAGATTTATCTGGCGAAGCTCATCCACGACAACGACTGGAATAGCATCAAGGTTGATATGGACAAGCGCCCCGTCGAAGGCATCAACGGCAATGCCTCGCAAGATGAAATTTTGAAGGTTCTCGCCAAGTACGGCATCGAGAACAACAAGGTGACCCTCTGGGGAACCGGCAAGCCGCTCCGTGAATTCCTATGGAGCGAAGACATGGCTGACGCCTCCGTTCATGTGCTCTTGAACGTGAACTTCAGCGACATTATCGGTATTGAAAAGTATTCTAGCGTGCATTACGGCGCAAGCGTCGATGGCGCTGTAGACCGTAACCACAGCGCTGGCCGTGGCGGAGCTATCCCGAAACTCGGTGAAATCCGCAATTGCCACATCAACGTGGGCACGGGCAAGGAACTCACCATCCGCGAACTCAGCGAACTCGTCGTGAAGGCGGTCGGCTTCGAAGGCGAAGTCGTGTTTGATGCAAGCAAGCCCGATGGCACCCCGCGCAAGCTCATTGACGTGAGCAAGCTCCACAGCCTCGGCTGGACTCACAAGGTCGAAATCGACGAAGGCGTACAGAAACTCTTCAACTGGTACAAGGAATCCCTCAATGGATAA
- a CDS encoding carbohydrate binding domain-containing protein, whose product MMRSLSSIIGCVLVALWAVGCSESDTTAGIEIGNPEIAQNIGLTADFSIDYSDAKPVSLAKAAAKDEKVVIDTFQLTLTEVRSFCSFYVGVSVNQEDGLLLWPYEDDPAAVLPISFTDGEFVKDAFYNIDLKNDGFLKEIGVGFEVGKKKSVNSIYGRIRQNGKEIPFVYELNNFQVFKLLYNQSQIEVQDSAANLSVIFRVHRFVDGLDLASAKVGEDGVIRFSKTENKDLWNSLNERFLPSFQAMRYSYTAADGKDYDGFVDDVWTAIAGQKNKNLISNGNFSEGGKNWIFHKQFNGAADTAIVKEKNSNVMKVHVTKGGNFSYSVQLLHENIPVIVGYTYKFVFTIWSDVEGEMTARLGNSIYNGETNGFQEHVKVSTSGKSFEIEFSPAETDPYARLDLNLGSRERTFWIKDVQLIRIK is encoded by the coding sequence ATGATGCGTTCTTTGAGTTCAATAATCGGTTGCGTGCTTGTGGCATTGTGGGCGGTCGGATGTTCGGAATCCGACACTACGGCCGGTATTGAAATTGGAAATCCGGAGATAGCGCAGAACATCGGGCTTACCGCAGATTTCTCCATCGACTATTCTGATGCAAAGCCGGTTTCGCTTGCCAAGGCTGCGGCGAAGGATGAAAAGGTCGTCATCGATACGTTCCAGCTCACGCTTACCGAAGTCCGTTCTTTCTGCAGCTTCTATGTGGGCGTTTCTGTCAATCAGGAAGATGGACTGTTGCTCTGGCCGTATGAAGATGATCCGGCGGCTGTGCTCCCCATTTCGTTCACGGATGGCGAGTTTGTCAAGGATGCCTTCTATAATATCGATTTGAAGAATGACGGGTTCCTTAAGGAAATCGGTGTCGGCTTTGAAGTTGGCAAAAAGAAGTCGGTAAACTCGATTTACGGTCGCATCCGTCAGAATGGCAAGGAAATCCCATTTGTCTATGAGCTGAACAATTTCCAGGTGTTTAAGCTGCTGTACAACCAGTCGCAGATTGAAGTTCAAGATTCTGCGGCGAATTTGTCTGTGATTTTCCGCGTGCATCGCTTTGTCGATGGACTTGACCTTGCTTCGGCGAAGGTGGGCGAGGACGGTGTTATCCGCTTCAGCAAGACCGAAAACAAGGACCTTTGGAATTCTCTGAATGAACGATTCTTGCCGAGTTTCCAGGCGATGCGTTACAGCTATACGGCGGCTGATGGCAAGGATTATGATGGCTTTGTCGACGATGTCTGGACCGCAATTGCTGGGCAGAAGAACAAGAATTTGATTTCTAATGGAAACTTTAGCGAGGGTGGAAAGAACTGGATTTTCCACAAGCAGTTCAATGGCGCTGCCGATACGGCGATTGTCAAAGAGAAAAATTCTAATGTGATGAAGGTGCATGTAACCAAGGGCGGGAATTTCTCTTATAGTGTGCAGTTGCTGCACGAAAATATCCCTGTAATCGTTGGTTATACGTACAAGTTTGTTTTCACAATCTGGTCTGATGTCGAAGGTGAAATGACGGCTCGTTTGGGAAATTCCATCTACAATGGAGAAACGAATGGGTTCCAGGAACACGTCAAGGTTTCGACTTCCGGTAAGTCGTTCGAAATTGAATTTTCGCCTGCGGAAACAGACCCGTATGCCCGTTTGGACTTGAATTTGGGCAGTCGCGAAAGAACGTTCTGGATTAAGGACGTCCAGCTGATTCGGATTAAGTAA
- a CDS encoding TIGR02147 family protein, with amino-acid sequence METGENRIVEPDVLQYTNYRVYLRDYYEFKKKTVSAFSLRFFAEKAGLSSHAHLKLTIDGKRNITKNTVVKLIHGLGLDGQRAAYFESLVFFNQAQTDADKQVYYAQLLKASPRSKLHKMDAAQFRIFREWHHSAILEMVALKDFRPIPDWISKRLGGLITPAQVTESLKLLVELGLLVKTANGYRQRDPLITTDDEVQDLMVKMYHLQMLKLSADMLSALPGPQRDVSALTFSIKREDFPNLKKHLQLMRKELLDFSAKAGEGEDVVQINIQLYPLTRGV; translated from the coding sequence ATGGAAACAGGAGAAAATCGCATAGTTGAACCTGATGTTCTGCAATACACGAACTACCGTGTGTATTTGCGGGACTACTATGAGTTCAAGAAGAAGACGGTCTCGGCTTTTAGCCTCCGTTTCTTCGCAGAGAAGGCTGGGCTTTCGAGCCACGCCCATCTCAAGCTCACGATTGACGGAAAGCGAAATATTACAAAGAACACGGTGGTAAAGCTCATCCACGGTCTCGGCTTGGATGGCCAGCGTGCTGCATATTTCGAAAGTCTTGTTTTCTTCAATCAGGCCCAGACGGATGCGGATAAGCAGGTTTACTACGCCCAGCTTTTGAAGGCGAGCCCGCGCTCCAAGCTGCACAAGATGGATGCGGCTCAGTTCCGTATTTTCCGCGAATGGCACCACTCCGCGATTCTCGAGATGGTGGCGCTCAAGGATTTTCGCCCGATTCCCGACTGGATTTCCAAGCGCCTCGGCGGTCTCATTACGCCTGCCCAGGTGACGGAATCCCTCAAGCTTCTCGTGGAACTGGGACTTCTGGTAAAGACCGCGAACGGTTACCGCCAGCGCGACCCCCTGATTACTACTGACGACGAAGTCCAGGATTTGATGGTCAAGATGTACCATCTGCAGATGCTCAAGCTCTCGGCGGACATGCTTTCGGCGCTTCCGGGCCCGCAAAGGGACGTTTCTGCCCTGACTTTCAGCATAAAACGCGAAGATTTCCCCAATTTGAAAAAACATTTGCAACTGATGCGCAAAGAACTACTAGATTTCTCAGCAAAGGCTGGGGAAGGTGAGGATGTTGTGCAAATCAATATCCAGCTGTACCCTCTAACCCGAGGAGTATGA
- a CDS encoding GNAT family N-acetyltransferase, giving the protein MSDFLDDELCEFSLQEVEGERAVLRPLGEADVQPLFELIEGSREFLSEHLPWPSEECRTPEDVSAKIDAWDLQAQMANGACWGIFEKGANADLKIAGCIMLGWVQWKNRSATVSYWLGQDFCGRGLATEALLLVAGESFAMGLNRLELTASVNNPKSAAVARRAGFQEEGLCREYERIHDHFEDHIRFSLLARDFC; this is encoded by the coding sequence ATGAGCGATTTTTTAGATGATGAACTTTGCGAATTCTCGCTGCAAGAGGTTGAAGGCGAGCGTGCTGTGTTGCGCCCGCTTGGCGAGGCGGACGTGCAGCCGCTGTTCGAGCTGATTGAAGGCTCTCGCGAGTTCTTGTCGGAGCACTTGCCGTGGCCAAGCGAAGAATGTCGCACTCCCGAAGATGTTTCTGCGAAAATAGATGCTTGGGACTTGCAGGCGCAGATGGCTAATGGCGCCTGCTGGGGCATTTTCGAGAAGGGCGCAAACGCAGATTTAAAAATCGCGGGCTGCATTATGCTTGGCTGGGTGCAGTGGAAAAATCGCTCGGCGACAGTAAGCTATTGGCTTGGTCAAGACTTTTGTGGTCGCGGGCTTGCGACCGAAGCGCTTTTGCTTGTGGCGGGCGAATCTTTTGCGATGGGGCTGAATCGTCTTGAACTTACGGCTTCGGTCAACAATCCGAAGAGTGCTGCTGTCGCCCGCCGTGCCGGATTCCAGGAAGAAGGTCTCTGCCGCGAGTACGAACGAATCCATGACCATTTCGAAGACCACATTCGCTTTTCGCTCCTCGCTAGAGACTTTTGTTAA
- a CDS encoding toxin-antitoxin system YwqK family antitoxin, with amino-acid sequence MKLRHLIAFFAILCSFAGCTVERAEEHILARHVNGVKKTSIWVYPDGTILKRNEWYNDGIKEFEIPYEDSLPHGEFKRWTGFGDVAMIGHYNKGKKDGKWTVYYQNKKVEAVQFYKDDLPVGDWEGFHHNGVKAFEEHYDDNGNHIGVWKHFHDNGVLAEENRCHEANGYIKRFGRNCKITEYFDCVSGNLEGNYKKYYESYGPVDSTKNCEQAQIMEEGIIESQLAPLPLTFYRADGSLIKKIKSSFFKGREKIQWFDENNNVIRESNFVADSTDPPHSNSGIAYGTCANSSTLFCAETLFVHSEKPNGELDSCTLSHKDDFKQSIGKYPATLRYIQKGHVLLYEEFWTREYNTIDDTPSTPSIQTSRSFYPDSMGGRMASEGFWQTDANGKSKRHGVWRNWYPSGVLKDSLNYVNGERIGEQFSYDSTGKLTIHKTEAGKNRPVIMHILGER; translated from the coding sequence ATGAAACTCCGTCATTTAATCGCCTTTTTTGCCATTTTATGCAGTTTCGCCGGGTGTACCGTCGAACGAGCCGAAGAACATATCCTCGCAAGGCACGTAAACGGAGTCAAAAAGACCTCTATCTGGGTTTACCCCGACGGCACCATCCTCAAGCGTAATGAATGGTACAATGACGGCATCAAGGAATTCGAAATCCCCTACGAAGACAGCCTCCCGCATGGGGAATTCAAACGCTGGACTGGCTTTGGCGATGTCGCAATGATTGGGCACTATAACAAAGGGAAAAAAGACGGCAAGTGGACAGTCTACTACCAGAACAAAAAAGTCGAAGCGGTCCAATTTTATAAAGACGACCTCCCTGTTGGCGACTGGGAAGGATTCCATCACAATGGGGTAAAGGCATTTGAAGAACATTATGACGACAACGGGAACCACATCGGTGTGTGGAAACATTTTCACGACAATGGTGTGCTTGCCGAAGAAAACAGATGCCATGAAGCTAACGGATATATCAAGCGTTTCGGGAGAAATTGCAAAATCACGGAGTACTTCGATTGCGTGAGTGGCAATTTAGAAGGCAATTACAAAAAGTACTACGAATCATACGGGCCAGTGGACTCCACAAAAAATTGCGAACAAGCGCAAATCATGGAAGAAGGGATTATTGAAAGTCAATTAGCACCGTTGCCGCTAACATTCTACAGGGCAGACGGGTCCCTTATCAAAAAAATCAAGTCGAGTTTTTTCAAAGGTCGTGAAAAAATCCAATGGTTCGACGAAAACAACAATGTTATCCGAGAAAGCAACTTTGTTGCAGATTCAACCGACCCGCCCCATAGTAATTCAGGCATCGCTTACGGGACCTGCGCCAATTCATCAACGCTATTCTGTGCCGAGACCTTATTCGTCCATTCGGAAAAACCCAACGGAGAACTCGACTCTTGCACGTTAAGCCATAAAGACGATTTCAAACAAAGCATCGGCAAGTACCCGGCAACGCTCCGCTACATTCAAAAAGGTCACGTTCTTTTGTACGAAGAATTCTGGACACGAGAATACAACACTATCGATGATACACCTAGCACACCAAGTATTCAAACAAGCCGCAGTTTCTACCCGGACAGCATGGGCGGCAGAATGGCAAGCGAAGGGTTCTGGCAAACAGACGCAAACGGAAAATCCAAGCGTCACGGCGTCTGGCGCAACTGGTACCCGAGCGGTGTATTGAAGGACAGCCTCAACTACGTGAACGGCGAACGCATCGGCGAGCAGTTCAGCTACGACAGCACCGGCAAGCTCACGATACATAAAACAGAAGCCGGCAAGAACCGGCCCGTGATAATGCACATATTAGGGGAAAGGTAA
- a CDS encoding type II secretion system protein produces the protein MVKLLKNKKGFGIVEILVAAAVLGFMYMAVLNLQGGNHDALLRIRGRDGAIEVAQQVLDSLKSVGIASIPSKSAEDTTFEVHDINRKWARGLGDSATVTYSPEVTVSATQNYTSTDASQYETIHHVYAKQVKVKVSWNFKGSTQSIEVSSVIR, from the coding sequence ATGGTGAAACTTTTGAAGAACAAAAAAGGCTTTGGAATTGTTGAAATCTTGGTCGCTGCTGCGGTCCTTGGTTTTATGTACATGGCTGTATTGAATCTTCAAGGCGGTAACCACGATGCCTTGTTGCGTATTCGCGGTCGTGATGGTGCTATTGAAGTTGCCCAGCAGGTGCTGGATTCCCTCAAGTCCGTGGGGATTGCCTCGATTCCGTCGAAATCTGCGGAGGATACGACTTTTGAAGTGCATGATATCAATCGCAAGTGGGCTCGTGGTCTGGGCGATTCTGCTACGGTAACGTACTCGCCAGAAGTGACTGTTTCTGCAACGCAGAACTACACATCGACTGACGCCTCGCAGTACGAAACAATTCACCACGTTTATGCGAAACAAGTAAAAGTCAAAGTCTCCTGGAACTTCAAAGGCTCCACGCAGTCTATCGAAGTCTCTAGTGTAATTAGGTAG
- a CDS encoding prepilin-type N-terminal cleavage/methylation domain-containing protein, translated as MLNHGSKKNGYTLVEVLVVVTIMGVLSSMGVAGLRGAVINTRIKDCAQNTAAFLERVANDANRLSKRLCVKMAGDNEQTLYVYMVNDCGAGSIENVEPIDSLTIEAPARFSCDDQVQLDEFSTADKDWASEGALFIPRIGLSAAPSEGYVCMQYGTSYVYGLVEKNRNNNMLIPQWRTGSFWNKL; from the coding sequence ATGCTGAATCATGGCTCTAAAAAGAACGGTTATACCTTGGTAGAAGTCCTAGTCGTTGTTACGATTATGGGCGTCTTATCGTCTATGGGTGTTGCTGGCTTGAGAGGGGCTGTCATCAATACACGAATAAAAGACTGCGCGCAAAATACGGCCGCTTTTTTGGAACGTGTAGCCAATGATGCTAATCGATTGTCCAAACGCCTTTGTGTCAAAATGGCTGGCGATAACGAGCAGACTCTTTATGTGTATATGGTAAATGATTGTGGTGCTGGATCTATCGAAAATGTAGAGCCTATTGATTCGCTTACTATTGAAGCTCCTGCTAGATTTAGTTGTGATGATCAAGTCCAACTTGACGAATTTAGTACCGCGGATAAGGACTGGGCGAGCGAAGGAGCCTTGTTTATTCCTCGTATAGGTCTTTCTGCGGCGCCATCCGAAGGTTATGTGTGCATGCAGTATGGCACCAGCTATGTTTATGGTCTTGTAGAAAAAAATAGGAATAATAATATGCTTATCCCCCAATGGAGAACAGGCAGTTTTTGGAACAAATTGTAG
- the recJ gene encoding single-stranded-DNA-specific exonuclease RecJ: protein MEDLVASTLSSTLKIPHAVARFLVSRGIKTVSDAYHMLCSNESDVHDPFLMMGMDKAVEWILAVRERGERVFIFGDYDLDGMTSVTLLTRCLKTVGIDSEWRLPNRFGDGYGLSVSAVDEMYEAGARNLITVDTGITANVEIAHAKELGMAVMVMDHHQPSGDGLPVSDVLLDPHQEGDNYPNPELCGVGVSYKFICALFSRLGIKAPVEYLDLVALGTLADLVQMTPENRYFTRTGLESLKNSRWPGVQEMYTSLMKPHSCVGGIDVMYKLAPLLNAPGRMERPDPALKLLLCENKGEAGKLLEELKDWNTRRKQKEAEITEMAMEQVKALYGDTIPTVIVVAGENWHVGVIGIVAAKLAQEFHRPSAVLSIINGMAHASARAVPGFNWHKALFDSRELFDRWGGHANAAGFSLEAGKIEELRGRLLQSAKDQGYTGEVINTDESYPYDIKIALRELTVETRVPTGRYPIRERSILEFIDLLEPFGGNFPYPAFRAENVTVHRVRELRGGHLQMEISQAGSAVFPAIAFGLRKSKALLGRSRPVTVVFEPIWNYYNNTKTVQLCIKSIE from the coding sequence ATGGAAGATCTTGTCGCCTCAACTTTGTCCTCTACGCTAAAGATTCCGCATGCGGTCGCGAGGTTCTTGGTCTCGCGCGGCATCAAGACTGTTTCTGATGCGTACCACATGCTGTGCTCTAACGAGAGCGACGTGCATGACCCCTTCCTCATGATGGGGATGGACAAGGCTGTGGAATGGATACTTGCGGTTCGCGAACGTGGCGAGCGTGTGTTCATTTTTGGCGACTACGATCTGGACGGCATGACGTCCGTGACGCTTTTGACCCGCTGCCTTAAGACTGTAGGCATTGATTCTGAATGGCGACTCCCGAACCGCTTTGGCGATGGCTACGGACTCTCGGTTTCTGCTGTCGACGAAATGTACGAGGCGGGGGCGCGCAACTTGATTACCGTAGATACGGGCATTACCGCGAATGTGGAAATTGCGCATGCCAAGGAACTCGGCATGGCAGTCATGGTCATGGACCATCATCAGCCGTCGGGCGATGGGCTCCCGGTGAGCGATGTGCTTTTGGACCCGCACCAAGAAGGCGACAATTACCCGAACCCGGAACTTTGCGGTGTCGGTGTTTCGTACAAGTTTATTTGTGCCTTGTTCAGCCGACTCGGCATAAAGGCTCCGGTGGAATATCTGGACTTGGTCGCCCTCGGGACGCTTGCGGACTTGGTGCAGATGACGCCTGAAAACCGCTATTTTACGCGTACCGGGCTCGAAAGTCTCAAGAACAGCCGCTGGCCTGGTGTGCAAGAAATGTACACCTCCCTCATGAAGCCCCATAGCTGTGTGGGTGGCATCGACGTGATGTACAAGCTTGCACCGCTCCTCAATGCACCTGGCCGCATGGAACGCCCGGACCCGGCGTTGAAACTTCTTTTGTGCGAAAACAAAGGTGAGGCAGGCAAGCTTTTGGAAGAGCTGAAAGATTGGAATACCCGTCGCAAGCAGAAAGAAGCCGAAATCACCGAAATGGCGATGGAACAAGTAAAGGCACTTTACGGCGACACCATCCCGACCGTGATTGTAGTTGCCGGCGAAAACTGGCATGTGGGCGTGATTGGCATTGTCGCGGCAAAGCTTGCCCAGGAATTCCACAGACCTTCGGCTGTGCTGTCGATTATCAACGGCATGGCACATGCGAGCGCCCGTGCAGTTCCTGGATTCAACTGGCACAAGGCGCTTTTTGATAGCCGTGAACTTTTTGACCGTTGGGGCGGTCACGCAAATGCGGCGGGCTTCTCGCTCGAAGCGGGCAAGATTGAAGAACTCCGCGGGCGCCTGTTGCAGTCTGCAAAAGACCAGGGCTATACCGGCGAGGTCATCAACACTGATGAATCGTACCCGTACGATATCAAGATTGCGCTCCGCGAACTGACCGTAGAAACGCGCGTACCGACAGGGCGTTATCCGATTCGTGAACGCTCGATTCTCGAATTCATCGACTTGCTCGAACCATTTGGCGGAAACTTCCCGTACCCCGCCTTCCGTGCCGAAAACGTGACCGTGCATCGCGTGCGTGAACTTCGCGGTGGACACCTGCAGATGGAAATCTCGCAGGCGGGGAGTGCCGTTTTCCCGGCTATCGCATTTGGACTCCGCAAGAGCAAGGCTTTGCTCGGACGCTCCCGCCCGGTGACGGTTGTGTTCGAACCGATTTGGAATTACTATAACAACACCAAGACGGTGCAGCTCTGCATCAAGTCTATCGAGTAG
- a CDS encoding AAA family ATPase: MVETEMIEYRLNGPASQERIRIRLMAALRENRFPQSILIDGPVGIGKKALAMEIAQALQCTNPSVRPCGNCFGCKMAADTGVTDNWVVPMEAKEASARNAADVSAGSSAKTIQDFKQAYIEEIAKNPYRVDIFSAGAVISVELIRTMTASFAMKGDRVRVVIIAEADRMNDSAANAFLKTLEEVPPNTYFILTTSSREKLLQTIRSRCLALHLPPLTDEEVRQEAIRVGGEEFDESTLTDDVIGLAVGSPGMALYYAEHAKNWCPLAVDFIEKSLSQDYTDLFFKLEDSGLEDPAIVNRFLEVLSFLITDLLRQQSGAPLRIPEATGSVNLKRYPQVGASALEAALVSVQETMSRIASRRMAAVTCLQNLSLKLFEGYK; this comes from the coding sequence CCCAGGAACGAATCCGCATTCGTCTTATGGCGGCGTTGCGTGAGAACCGCTTCCCGCAGTCGATTCTTATCGACGGTCCTGTGGGCATTGGCAAAAAAGCGCTTGCGATGGAAATTGCCCAGGCGCTCCAGTGTACAAACCCGAGCGTTCGCCCGTGCGGTAATTGCTTTGGCTGCAAAATGGCGGCTGATACCGGCGTGACCGATAACTGGGTCGTGCCGATGGAAGCGAAAGAGGCAAGCGCGCGCAATGCGGCCGACGTTTCTGCCGGGAGCTCTGCAAAGACCATCCAGGATTTTAAACAGGCGTACATCGAAGAAATCGCAAAGAACCCGTACCGCGTGGATATTTTCAGTGCGGGCGCCGTGATTTCGGTGGAACTCATCCGTACGATGACCGCCTCCTTTGCGATGAAGGGCGACCGCGTGCGCGTGGTGATTATAGCCGAGGCCGACCGCATGAACGATTCTGCGGCAAACGCTTTCCTCAAGACTCTTGAAGAAGTCCCGCCGAACACGTACTTCATTTTGACGACTTCGTCTCGCGAAAAGCTCTTGCAGACGATCCGTTCGCGCTGCCTTGCGCTCCACCTGCCGCCTCTCACGGATGAGGAAGTCCGTCAGGAGGCCATTCGCGTGGGCGGTGAAGAATTTGACGAATCGACACTGACCGACGATGTGATCGGGCTTGCCGTGGGTTCCCCTGGCATGGCGCTTTACTACGCTGAACACGCCAAGAACTGGTGCCCTCTCGCGGTCGATTTTATCGAGAAGTCGCTTTCACAGGATTACACGGACCTTTTCTTTAAGCTCGAAGATTCTGGACTTGAAGACCCGGCCATCGTGAACCGATTCTTGGAAGTGCTCTCGTTCTTGATTACGGACTTGTTGCGTCAACAATCGGGCGCTCCGCTCCGCATCCCGGAAGCAACGGGCAGCGTGAATCTCAAACGCTACCCGCAAGTGGGGGCGTCTGCCCTTGAAGCAGCTCTCGTGAGTGTGCAAGAAACTATGTCGAGAATCGCCTCCAGGCGAATGGCGGCAGTGACCTGCCTCCAGAACCTCTCGCTAAAACTTTTTGAAGGCTACAAGTAA